The Methanosphaera stadtmanae DSM 3091 genome includes a window with the following:
- a CDS encoding zinc ribbon domain-containing protein, with product MKCDRCNFENPENESYCINCGQKLPEKPMVTHIIVKFSNKIPKNNENNNYYSVTYRGPDNTEINDTAYGCIKKTMKDNKKLFIAIILNLIVAGTGHLYLKRYYRGIIFLILTIGLCLTSLYNSQFVNLVISAYVIQTIDVIFCYYERQ from the coding sequence ATGAAATGTGATAGATGTAACTTTGAAAATCCAGAAAATGAATCGTACTGTATAAATTGTGGTCAGAAATTACCTGAAAAACCAATGGTAACACATATTATTGTTAAATTTTCTAATAAAATCCCTAAAAACAATGAAAACAATAACTATTATTCTGTTACATATAGAGGTCCTGATAATACTGAAATTAACGATACTGCATATGGATGTATTAAAAAGACCATGAAAGATAATAAGAAATTGTTTATTGCCATTATTTTAAATTTAATTGTTGCAGGTACAGGTCATTTATATCTTAAAAGATACTATAGGGGTATAATTTTCTTAATACTTACTATTGGTTTATGTCTTACTTCATTATATAATTCCCAATTTGTTAATTTAGTAATTAGTGCTTATGTAATACAAACAATCGATGTGATTTTTTGTTACTATGAAAGACAATGA
- the sfsA gene encoding DNA/RNA nuclease SfsA produces MIIDNLTIGKYISRPNRFTIEFKDKDKAITLAHLHDPGRLKELLIPNTDVLLKYINTYKETGRKTKYDVIAIKNKNNWILLNSSYHNKLVEELINTKEINSLENFHIDKPEIKYKNSRIDFLLKDDKNNPLYLEVKGCTLVEDTTAKFPDAPTKRGKKHVEELMEIHEKGIFTMVLILVLHNDADEFKPNYDTDIDFSQTLHEAYISGVKIYPLKINTELKNNSIILKKDRILSIKFKERNK; encoded by the coding sequence ATGATAATAGATAATTTAACTATTGGAAAATATATATCAAGACCAAATCGTTTTACAATCGAATTTAAAGATAAAGATAAAGCAATTACACTGGCCCATTTACATGATCCTGGACGTTTAAAAGAACTATTAATTCCAAATACTGATGTTTTATTGAAATATATTAATACATATAAAGAAACTGGACGTAAAACTAAGTATGATGTTATAGCCATTAAAAATAAAAATAATTGGATCTTACTAAATAGTAGTTATCATAATAAATTAGTGGAAGAATTAATTAATACTAAAGAAATTAATAGTCTTGAAAATTTTCACATAGACAAACCTGAAATTAAATATAAAAATAGTAGAATAGATTTTTTATTGAAGGATGATAAAAACAATCCACTATATTTAGAAGTAAAAGGTTGCACTTTAGTTGAAGATACTACTGCTAAGTTTCCTGATGCTCCTACTAAAAGAGGAAAAAAACACGTGGAAGAACTTATGGAAATTCATGAAAAGGGCATTTTTACTATGGTGTTAATATTAGTTTTACATAATGATGCAGACGAATTTAAGCCAAATTATGACACTGATATTGATTTTAGCCAAACACTCCATGAAGCATATATAAGTGGTGTTAAAATATATCCCTTAAAAATAAATACTGAATTAAAAAATAACAGTATTATTCTAAAAAAAGATAGGATTTTATCAATAAAATTCAAGGAGAGAAATAAATGA
- a CDS encoding SIS domain-containing protein codes for MKYAMYQEIKDQPISLRRTIESEKRHMEYISKEFLNLDKIFLIGCGSSISTCYTIRDAIKSLSDINIDVQTGFDFTDHQYLVKDSNMGVILTSQSGETSDTLSALRKAKEYNLKTVAITNVSDSSMAKEADDAIITLCGEEVAILGTKTYVTQLFALYVIFFNMIKTKESEEILTQLYTVPDLIEEAIETTEEKSKEIARINKDVDLFYCMGSGLNFGLAYKLAMTMFMEGALKHACPVYSGEFRHGLIERVEKGVTVVFLKAGNNFDDVTNRAIKFCEDLEVNSILFNLNDYADIHPLLTPFALIVPLEWFIYHLSIYNNEDPGSTRHIGKIRY; via the coding sequence ATGAAATATGCTATGTATCAAGAAATTAAAGATCAACCAATTTCTTTACGACGTACAATAGAATCTGAAAAAAGACACATGGAATACATATCTAAAGAATTTCTTAATCTTGATAAAATATTTTTAATAGGTTGTGGAAGCTCTATTTCTACTTGTTATACGATACGTGATGCAATAAAATCCCTGTCTGATATTAATATTGATGTACAAACAGGTTTTGATTTTACTGATCATCAATATCTAGTAAAAGATAGTAATATGGGTGTTATTTTAACATCACAATCTGGTGAAACATCAGATACACTTTCAGCTCTAAGAAAAGCAAAAGAATATAATTTAAAAACAGTAGCTATTACAAATGTCAGTGATAGTTCCATGGCAAAAGAAGCTGATGATGCAATAATAACATTATGTGGAGAAGAAGTGGCTATTTTAGGTACAAAAACATATGTAACACAATTATTTGCATTGTATGTTATATTCTTCAATATGATAAAAACTAAAGAATCAGAAGAAATACTAACTCAATTATACACAGTTCCTGATTTAATTGAAGAAGCAATAGAAACTACAGAGGAAAAATCTAAGGAAATAGCAAGAATAAATAAGGATGTGGATTTATTCTACTGTATGGGTAGTGGATTAAACTTTGGATTAGCATATAAACTAGCAATGACAATGTTTATGGAAGGAGCATTAAAACATGCATGTCCAGTATATTCAGGCGAATTTAGACATGGATTAATTGAAAGAGTTGAAAAAGGAGTTACAGTTGTATTTCTAAAAGCAGGCAATAATTTTGATGATGTGACAAATAGAGCAATAAAGTTCTGTGAAGATTTAGAAGTAAATTCAATATTATTTAATTTAAATGATTATGCTGATATTCATCCTTTATTAACACCATTTGCATTAATAGTACCATTAGAATGGTTTATATACCACTTGTCAATATATAACAATGAAGATCCGGGAAGTACAAGACATATTGGGAAAATAAGATATTAA